From Hydractinia symbiolongicarpus strain clone_291-10 chromosome 12, HSymV2.1, whole genome shotgun sequence, one genomic window encodes:
- the LOC130621963 gene encoding uncharacterized protein LOC130621963, which produces MEKKEDNEQNSKKECASGMDTQNGSIMNWGRMHLQSFLSVLSSKELGPGEVTAIAMSLVFGSFVIVLPYTVNLVGLPIWIITFIVVILLVSYSNHLMNESCLRMLEEYKGEEFVRAPQMKIAKLAGGNAFQKLVVGALYTNFAFFAISLILVASTVLGEIVSVPGISEINSVRCWVVISTVCIFPLVQLGFYKDLKQSAFIALTTSYMALLVILCTSAYILLIGKIPTESDSKYIHPYPGNVFRVFGTVFYAVGGITVTTPEIIVFANEPKKMDQSIFVAYTMLTVIYMGYSIIMYGVFRGSMKPTTTATLLQAIELNGNAAIPRTCIFIVQLGISLHFMLAAVLFLNPLFTNIESNFKMPVEFTWKRFVLRSCVLLAVTTVCLLLPNFQSVVSLMGGTVLVLSSTILPIIMYARLHELTTSKKIFLFFACLFAAVCMVGNFVVSTQDMVNGVALS; this is translated from the exons ATGGAAAAGAAAGAAGATAACgaacaaaacagtaaaaaagagTGTGCGAGTGGGATGGACACACAAAATGGTAGTATTATGAATTGGGGGAGAATGCATTTGCAATCATTTTTATCTGTATTATCTTCCAAGGAACTTGGTCCAGGAGAAGTTACAGCTATTGCGATGAGTTTGGTTTTTGGTAGCTTTGTAATTGTTCTACCATACACTGTCAATCTAGTTGGCTTACCGATATGGATAATAACCTTCATAGTTGTTATACTACTTGTGAGTTACTCGAATCACCTAATGAATGAATCCTGCTTGCGAATGCTCGAGGAATATAAGGGAGAGGAATTCGTACGAGCACCACAGATGAAAATTGCAAAATTGGCCGGTGGGAATGCTTTTCAAAAGCTTGTTGTTGGAGCGCTATACAcgaattttgcattttttgctATATCCTTAATTTTGGTTGCATCCACAGTACTTGGTGAAATAGTTTCGGTACCTGGAATATCTGAGATAAACAGCGTGAGATGTTGGGTTGTAATTTCCACAGTGTGCATTTTCCCTCTTGTACAGCTTGGATTTTACAAGGACTTAAAGCAGAGTGCCTTTATTGCTCTGACAACTTCATACATGGCTTTGCTAGTCATTCTTTGTACGAGTGCTTACATATTGTTAATAGGTAAAATACCTACTGAAAGTGACAGCAAATATATTCACCCTTATCCTGGAAATGTTTTCAGAGTATTTGGTACCGTATTTTATGCTGTTGGAGGCATTACAGTGACGACTCCTGAAATAATTGTTTTTGCAAATGAGCCAAAGAAAATGGACCAGAGTATTTTTGTCGCATACACCATGTTGACAGTCATTTATATGGGGTACAGTATCATAATGTATGGAGTATTTCGAGGAAGTATGAAGCCAACGACAACTGCCACTTTGCTGCAAGCTATTGAATTGAATGGAAACGCAGCAATCCCCAGAACGTGTATCTTTATTGTCCAGTTGGGAATAAGTCTGCATTTTATGTTAGCAGCTGTTCTGTTTTTAAAtcctttatttacaaatatagAATCAAACTTCAAAATGCCTGTAG AGTTTACCTGGAAAAGATTTGTTCTTCGATCTTGTGTACTTCTGGCTGTTACAACTGTGTGTCTACTTCTACCCAACTTTCAATCCGTCGTTTCTTTAATGGGCGGTACAGTGTTGGTTCTTTCTTCAACAATCCTTCCCATTATTATGTATGCAAGGCTCCACGAGTTAACTACATcgaaaaagatatttttgttttttgcttgcTTATTTGCTGCTGTCTGTATGGTTGGAAATTTTGTCGTGTCGACTCAAGATATGGTCAATGGAGTTGCGTTGTCATAA
- the LOC130622295 gene encoding uridine phosphorylase 2-like isoform X1, translating into MKLTNQHLGQLEFDHFHHLGFSTNSKDIKSLFQDVKFVCLSGSVDRVFNYAKFVNSKLKMVKEDDLVDLCSTDRYSMYKVGPILIANHGMGVPSACIILNELFKLLHYAGANDVTFFRIGTCGGLGLEPGTVVLTKRSVNGLLLPKHSQVVLGNVVEYDTTFEHGLSEEVLSLAKEEKAQFDFDVVIGDTMCSDDFYEGQARLDGAFCPYSRKDRDEFLERAYENGVRNIEMESLVFASMCIRAGVKACIVCVVLVNRLNDKDQILISKERVKEFEARPGDLVFEFMKQHLNLNDG; encoded by the exons ATGAAATTAACTAATCAACATTTAGGTCAACTGGAATTTGATCACTTCCATCATCTTGGCTTCAGCACAAATTCTAAGGACATTAAAAGTTTGTTTCAAGATGTTAAG tttgtCTGCTTAAGTGGCAGTGTTGACAGAGTTTTTAACTATGCTAAATTTGTGAACAGCAAACTAAAGATGGTTAAAGAAGATGATTTAGTTGATTTATGTTCAACTGATCGTTATTCTATGTACAAAGTTGGGCCCATATTGATAGCAAAT CATGGCATGGGTGTTCCATCAGCCTGCATCATTTTGAATGAACTGTTTAAACTTCTTCATTATGCTGGTGCAAACGATGTCACCTTTTTTCGAATAGGTACATGTGGTGGACTTG GATTGGAACCGGGAACAGTCGTTCTAACTAAAAGATCAGTAAATGGGTTACTATTGCCAAAGCATTCTCAG GTTGTGCTTGGAAATGTTGTAGAGTATGATACAACTTTTGAGCATGGTTTATCAGAGGAAGTGTTAAGTTTGGCGAAAGAAGAAAAAGCACAATTTGATTTTGATGTTGTAATTGGAGATACGATGTGTTCAGACGACTTCTACGAAG GCCAAGCAAGACTGGATGGAGCATTTTGTCCTTACTCAAGAAAAGACAGGGATGAATTCCTGGAAAGAGCTTACGAAAATGGAGTGCGTAATATTGAAATGGAATCACTTGTCTTCGCATCTATGTGCATTCGCGCCGGTGTGAAAGCCTGTATCGTATGCGTCGTTTTAGTGAACCGGCTCAATGACAAAGACCAGATTTTAATATCAAAAGAACGCGTTAAGGAATTTGAAGCGAGACCAGGTGATTTAGTCTTTGAATTTATGAAACAGCATTTGAATTTAAACGATGGTTAA
- the LOC130621964 gene encoding cyclin-dependent-like kinase 5 → MNKMMKYEKLEKIGEGTYGTVFKAKHKDTLEVVALKRVRLDEDDEGIPSSALREICLLKELKHKNIVRLYDVMHSDKKLTIVFEYCDQDLKKYFDSCQGEIDPNIVKSFMYQLLRGLAFCHEKHILHRDLKPQNLLINKTGELKLADFGLARAFGIPVRCFSAEVVTLWYRPPDVLMGAKLYTTSIDIWSAGCIFAEIANAGRPLFPGSDVDDQLKRIFRLLGSPSEDNWPGVSKLPLYKDFNIPPSVSIHAVVPKMNSAAKDLLQKHLVLNPTHRVTADEAMQHVYFADLSPAVKNM, encoded by the exons ATGAACAAAATGATGAAATATGAAAAGCTGGAAAAGATAGGAGAAG GGACTTATGGAACtgtttttaaagcaaaacaTAAAGATACACTTGAGGTTGTTGCTCTGAAGAGAGTGCGTCTAGATGAAGACGACGAG GGCATTCCGAGTTCTGCACTGCGTGAAATATGTCTTTTGAAggaattaaaacataaaaatattgtcAG GTTGTACGACGTAATGCATAGCGACAAAAAGTTGACTATTGTGTTTGAATATTGCGATCAA gatttgaaaaagtattttgaTAGTTGTCAGGGTGAAATTGATCCTAATATtgttaag TCCTTTATGTACCAGCTACTGCGTGGCTTAGCATTTTGCCATGAAAAACACATCCTTCATCGAGACTTAAAGCCTCAAAATCTTTTGATAAACAAG actGGCGAACTAAAACTTGCTGATTTCGGCCTTGCAAGAGCTTTTGGAATACCAGTCAGATGTTTTTCAGCAGAG gtggTTACACTCTGGTACAGACCTCCAGATGTATTAATGGGGGCGAAGTTGTACACTACTTCTATTGATATATGGTCAGCTGGGTGCATTTTTGCTG AAATAGCCAACGCTGGCAGACCTCTTTTTCCTGGTAGTGATGTAGACGatcaattaaaaagaattttcag ATTACTTGGTTCACCATCTGAAGACAACTGGCCTGGTGTGTCCAAACTACCATTATACAAG GATTTTAACATTCCACCATCTGTATCAATACATGCTGTTGTTCCCAAGATGAATTCTGCTGCAAAGGATTTATTACAG AAACACTTAGTATTGAATCCAACTCATCGCGTAACTGCTGATGAAGCAATGCAACACGTGTATTTTGCTGACCTAAGTCCTGCTGTAAAGAACATGTAG
- the LOC130622295 gene encoding uridine phosphorylase 2-like isoform X2 has protein sequence MKLTNQHLGQLEFDHFHHLGFSTNSKDIKSLFQDVKFVCLSGSVDRVFNYAKFVNSKLKMVKEDDLVDLCSTDRYSMYKVGPILIANHGMGVPSACIILNELFKLLHYAGANDVTFFRIGLEPGTVVLTKRSVNGLLLPKHSQVVLGNVVEYDTTFEHGLSEEVLSLAKEEKAQFDFDVVIGDTMCSDDFYEGQARLDGAFCPYSRKDRDEFLERAYENGVRNIEMESLVFASMCIRAGVKACIVCVVLVNRLNDKDQILISKERVKEFEARPGDLVFEFMKQHLNLNDG, from the exons ATGAAATTAACTAATCAACATTTAGGTCAACTGGAATTTGATCACTTCCATCATCTTGGCTTCAGCACAAATTCTAAGGACATTAAAAGTTTGTTTCAAGATGTTAAG tttgtCTGCTTAAGTGGCAGTGTTGACAGAGTTTTTAACTATGCTAAATTTGTGAACAGCAAACTAAAGATGGTTAAAGAAGATGATTTAGTTGATTTATGTTCAACTGATCGTTATTCTATGTACAAAGTTGGGCCCATATTGATAGCAAAT CATGGCATGGGTGTTCCATCAGCCTGCATCATTTTGAATGAACTGTTTAAACTTCTTCATTATGCTGGTGCAAACGATGTCACCTTTTTTCGAATAG GATTGGAACCGGGAACAGTCGTTCTAACTAAAAGATCAGTAAATGGGTTACTATTGCCAAAGCATTCTCAG GTTGTGCTTGGAAATGTTGTAGAGTATGATACAACTTTTGAGCATGGTTTATCAGAGGAAGTGTTAAGTTTGGCGAAAGAAGAAAAAGCACAATTTGATTTTGATGTTGTAATTGGAGATACGATGTGTTCAGACGACTTCTACGAAG GCCAAGCAAGACTGGATGGAGCATTTTGTCCTTACTCAAGAAAAGACAGGGATGAATTCCTGGAAAGAGCTTACGAAAATGGAGTGCGTAATATTGAAATGGAATCACTTGTCTTCGCATCTATGTGCATTCGCGCCGGTGTGAAAGCCTGTATCGTATGCGTCGTTTTAGTGAACCGGCTCAATGACAAAGACCAGATTTTAATATCAAAAGAACGCGTTAAGGAATTTGAAGCGAGACCAGGTGATTTAGTCTTTGAATTTATGAAACAGCATTTGAATTTAAACGATGGTTAA